The genomic interval GCCGATTTCGTAGGCGTCCTCGAAGTACTCAAGGTTGTCATTGTCCATGTGTGGAGCTGGGTAGTAAACGCGGCCGATCTTGCCTTCCTTGCGGATCTCAATCTTGGATGCGATTGGGTGGATCGACGAGGTGGAGTTGTTGATGTAGGAGATCGAACCGGTTGGTGGAACCGCTTGCAGGTTACGGTTGAACAGACCGTGCTCCATCACGTCGGCCTTCAGCGCAGCCCAGTCCTCAACGGTTGGGGTGTGGATGTTCGACTTGGCAAAGAGTTCCTTGACCTTGTCGGACTTTGGTGCGAAGTCGTTTGCATCGAAATCATCGAAGTACTCACCGGTTGCATACTTGGAGTTTTCGAAGTTCTTGAAACGCTCTCCACGCTCAGTAGCGATCTTGTTGGATGCACGCAGGCACTGGTACAGCACGGCAGCAAAGTATGCGTTGGTGAAGTCCAGGGCTTCCTCGGAGCCGTAGTGCATGTGCTCGCGACCGAAGTAGCCGTGAAGGTTCATCTGGCCAAGGCCGATGGCGTGAGCTGCTTCGTTGCCCTTACGGATGGAAGGCACGGAATCGATGCTGGTCTGCTCAGACACTGCAGTTAAGCCGCGGATTGCGGTTTCGATGGTCTTCTCAAAGTTTGGTGAATCCATAGCCATTGCAACGTTGAGGGAACCCAAGTTACAAGAAATGTCTTCGCCGACCTCTGCGTAAGTCAGGTCATCGTTGAATTCAGATGGGGTGGACACCTGAAGGATCTCAGAGCACAGGTTTGAGTGGGTGATGCGACCTTCGATTGGGTTGGATGCATTCACGGTGTCTTCATACATGATGTATGGGTAACCGGACTCGAACTGGATTTCTGCCAGGGTCTGGAAGAACTGACGCGCGTTGATCTTGGTCTTGCGGATGCGGTCATCATCCACCATCTCGTCGTAGTGCTCGGTGATTGAGACGTCTGCGAAAGGCTTGCCGTAAATGCGCTCCACATCGTATGGGGAGAACAGGTACATGTCATCGTTGCGCTTAGCCAGCTCGAAGGTGATGTCCGGAATCACAACACCCAGGGACAGGGTCTTGATGCGGATCTTCTCATCGGCGTTCTCACGCTTGGTATCCAGGAAGGACAGGATATCTGGGTGGTGAGCGTTGAGGTACACAGCACCTGCACCCTGACGAGCACCCAGCTGGTTAGCGTAGGAGAAAGCATCTTCCAGAAGTTTCATCACTGGGATAACACCGGAAGACTGGTTTTCAATCTTCTTAATCGGTGCACCGGCTTCACGAAGGTTGGACAGCAGCAACGCTACGCCACCGCCACGCTTGGACAGCTGAAGAGCAGAGTTGATGGAACGTCCGATGGACTCCATGTTGTCTTCGATACGCAGGAGGAAGCAGGATACTGGCTCGCCGCGCTGTGCCTTGCCGGAGTTCAGGAAGGTTGGGGTTGCTGGTTGGAAACGGCCAGACATGATCTCATCGACCAGGTTCTCGGCCAATGCGCGGTCGCCGTCAGCGAGGGTGAGGGCGACCATGCAGACACGGTCTTCGAAACGCTCGAGGTAGCGGCGACCGTCGAAGGTCTTCAGGGTGTAGGAAGTGTAGTACTTGTATGCACCGAGGAAGGACTGGAAGCGGAACTTGAATCCGTATGCGCGCTTGAAGAGGTCCTTGATGAACTGGAAGTCGTACTTGTCCAGAACGATTGGGTCATAGTACTTGTTTTCAACCAGGTAGTCGATCTTTTCCTGCAGGTTGTGGAAGAAGACGGTGTTCTGGTTGACGTGCTGCAGGAAGTACTGGTTTGCAGCTTCACGGTCTTTCTCAAACTGGATCTTGCCGTTGTCATCGTAAAGGTTGAGCAACGCGTTAAGAGCGTGGAAGTCCATCTGGTCTCCGCGTGGCACGACGGTGGTTCCCGATGCAGTCAAAGGAATGTCCCTTTCAAAAGAGGTGTGAACTTTGTATTGATTGATTAAGTTTTAAGGTTTATCGCGAGGTAACTGGTTCTTGTGGTTCCAGCCCCAAAGCTTGGGCGTTTTGAGTAAGACCTCCACGAAGGATACTTACATCTTCCTCATTGCCCATGAGCTCGAAACGGTAGACATAGGGCACTTTACATTTCTTGGAAATGATCTCGCCTGCCAACCCAAAATCGGAGCCGAAGTTTGAGTTTCCACCTGCAACAACTGCCCTGATGAAGCTGCGGTTGTGTTCATCATTTAAAAACCTGATGACTTGTGGTGGGACCGGGCGGGAGTTTTCTCCAGTCATGGAGACTCCACCACCATAGGTCGGGGTGATTAGCACGTAGGGCTCGTTGATTTTCAGCGGTTCTTCCACCCTAGTGAGGGGGATGCGCACGTTGGGTAAATCGAGCTTTTGTACAAAACGATGCGTGTTGTCGGTGGCCGAGGAAAAATACACGATTAGCATCCTCGAACTCACTTCCCTTCTAAATACCGTTTGTGCGCAAGCCTAGTGTGCTTGCTGGTATCAGTTTCCCCCTTCAAGGGCGTTGAAGGGAAGAACTGAACTTCTATTGTTCCCGATTTCACGGCCGCGTGGTTTCAACCCGTAGGTGATTTGCTGAATTCACGGGAATTAGTGGTGAAATACGAAACGCCGCCAAATATTAGGCGACGAGCGTTGGGGAAGGTCACAAATGGTGTGACGTGCATGGCTCACCTGTTCGATTAAACAGGTCGTGCCACGAAGTGCAGTTTAGGCAGCTGCGGTTGCCATTTCACGGATGCGCTCTGGGCGGAAACCGGACCAGTGGGAGCCATCTGCAACGACAACTGGTGCCTGCAGGTAGCCAAGTGCGAGGACGTACTCACGTGCCTCTTCATCAAGGCTGATATCAACGAGGTCATACTCAAGACCAGCGCGGTCGAGGGCCTTCTTGGTGGCATTGCACTGGACGCAAGCTGGCTTGGTGTAAACGGTGATTGCCATTTTTTGGACCTTCCCTTATCGGCTTTAGCGGTTGACGCTAATGCCTCATCTCACTTTTTTAGATCTGTTTTTAAAGTCTTTGCATCGCTCAAGGCGACACAACAAACACTATACTTTGTGGTGAATAAGCGCAACTAGCACTACATATAGTAGTTACATGGTGAGTATTCCCAGGATGGCAGTTCTTCAGCCACCACATGTAGCGATCCTTTGCTCCACCAAACTCTAGATACGTAATTACATTCATGTCATTTACGCAGTTCGCCACCCCACCCAAGGGGTGTCCGTTACAGAATCGTTACATTAATGACGTCGCATTACAACCCAAAACACTCCCCTACCCAGACCGAGCCACAACGCACCCAACACCACAAAAAGTAGGTCCGTCACATCGCCCCCATCAATCAAAAGCGCAGATATTAGACCGCCACGGCAAGAGTCAGACAGTATCTAGAACAAATATTCGCAATACTCACTTTCGCATGCATAAAAACAACCAGGCACCGAACCCTCCACAAGGGAGGAGACGATGCCTGGCTATTTGTATAAACCGGAAGTTAATCGAAAAGATTAACCCTGGCGAGCCTTGAAACGTGGCTCTTTCTTGTTGATCACGTAGACTTTGCCACGGCGACGCACGACCTGGGCGCCCGGCTTGTTCTTCAGCGACCGAAGGGAATTGCGTACCTTCATTCGGGCGCTCCTTTCTCTCATGCGCTATATAAGGCTATTTTTCAGCGGTTAGATGGACAAATAAACACGTACGTCTAACCAGCTATGACACGAGGAACTATCTTAACCGACTCCAGCACTAAACTCCAAACCCTTGGCCCGCACCGCCAAAGTTTAGCGCGCCCCAAGACACCACCGCGCCATGTTTGCCTAGGATTAGGTACATGACAAACACTCAAACCGAGATCATTAATGAACTAAAGGTGAGCCCAGCAATCGACGTGGCCAAGGAAGTTGAATTCCGTGTGCAGTTCCTCGTCGATTACCTGCGGGCTTCCCATACAAAAGGCTTTGTTCTTGGTATTTCAGGTGGCCAGGATTCCACTCTTGCGGGACGACTCACGCAGCTGGCAGTAGAGCGCATTCGTGCGGAAGAAAACAGCACGGATTATGTCTTCTACGCAGTTCGCCTCCCCTACGCGATCCAGGCAGATGAGGACGATGCGCAAGTTGCATTGGAATTCATCGCACCTGACAAGAGCGTGACCGTCAACGTTAAAGACGCAACGGACGCCACCGAAGCAACTGTTGCAGCTGCTTTGGAACTTCCTGAGCTGACCGACTTCAATCGGGGCAATATTAAAGCTCGCCAACGCATGGTTGCCCAGTACGCAATCGCAGGCCAGTTGGGCTTGCTGGTTATTGGCACTGATCACGCGGCTGAAAACGTCACGGGGTTCTTCACCAAATTCGGTGATGGCGCAGCTGACCTGCTTCCTTTGGCAGGTTTGAGCAAGCGTCAAGGAGCTGCCATTCTGGAGCACCTGGGTGCACCTTCAAGCACGTGGACCAAGGTTCCTACCGCTGATTTGGAAGAGGATCGCCCAGCGTTGCCAGATGAGGAAGCACTTGGTGTGTCGTATGCGGACATCGATAATTACCTGGAAAACAAGCCCGATGTCAGTGAAAAAGCCCAGCAGCGCATTGAGCACCTGTGGAAGGTGGGCCAGCACAAGCGCCACCTCCCTGCTACCCCGCAGGAAAATTGGTGGCGTTAATCCAACAGTTTGAGTGTCGCTTTGGCGGCGTGGAGTAGTTCCACGCCGTAGCTTGGCCCATGAGACGCCGCATGTACGGCCAAAGGGTGGAGTTGGTGCATGGGGGTGCGTTCACGCCACCCGTCTGGCAGCGGGTTGATAGACAGATAACCTTCCCGGATTTCATCGAGATAGGGTGCGCCAAATACATCAAGCATCGCGAGATCAGTTTCGGGATGACCGCCGTGAGCTGCGGGGTCAATAAACACAGGCCCGTCTGTGCCAAAAAGTAGGTTGCCAAACCACAAGTCGCCGTGGATTCTGGCGGGGGGAACGTCATCGGGAAGTTCGCTAATCAAATCACAAGCGGCTTCCACGACCCAGAGTGCGTGCTCGGTGAGGTGATTTCGCCTGCGTGCCCGGCGCGCAAACGGGAGTACGCGTTGCTGGGAGTAAAAAACACCCCAGGTGGGCGTCGATAAGCATGCTTGTCCCTGGGTGCCGATGTAGTTTAACCCCGCCCAGCCCGCTGGTGGACAGCCGAACGCTGGGGCGCCGGCAAGGTGGATGCGGGCGAGCTCTTCGCCGGCCTTGAAGGCCGCATCGGGTGTGGGCAATTGCGTTTCGACGCCAACAGTCGTGATCTGCTCTGCGTCGGCGCTAACAACCTGTGCCACAGCTGAAGATGCTTCGGCGAGCCAGCGTAGACCTGCGGCTTCCGCCAAGGCTGCTTGGGGTTGTGCGGGGCGTTTAGTGAAATGTGGCAAAGCTAGTAGCGCTCAGGCTCCTCGCCGAGGGTGAACTCACGGCCAGTGATTTCATTCGGAACAATACGGACATAGTTGTACTTCAGGGTTGGAATCCAAGGCTTCAACTCCAAAGTGTCGGCGTAGGCGATCTCATCCAGCTTGCGCACAATCTCTGCGGTCGCACGAACCACCACGGACCAGGCCTTTCCGTCCTTGACCTCATCGGCTTCAAAGAGCACATCGTGGTTGAGATTCATGCTGAACAACTTGTTGCCCTCAGCTGTACGAATGTAAATTGCGCCCTTATCCACAATGAAGTTCACCGGGAAAATGTCCATCTCATCGCTGCGACGAACCACCACGCGACCAAGAGACACCGACTGCAGGCGCTCCAAAGCTTCCTGCTCATTGAGGATGTTGACTGGATTGTCCATAGTTATCTCCACTCCCACAAACTAAAGAAAAAAAGAATATCCGGTACTAACCAGTCTAGCCCTCAATTACGCGCTTGACCTGCTAATGAACACGCACCGCGGTACGTCCGTGAAGCTTGCCAGCCATCAAATCTTCGCCAGCTTGAGCAACATCCTTGACATCAATCACAGTGGTCATATCATCTAGCACCGCGGTATCAAGATGCTCGGACAGCAACGCCCACGCACGTCGACGCAGCTCACGGGGTGCATCGACAGAGTTAATGCCAACCAAATGCACGCCACGAAGAATAAACGGCAACACCGTTCCCGGCAGATCCGGCCCCTGAGCCATGCCACACGCCGTGACAATTCCGCCCCATTTTGTCTGAGCAATCGCATTGACAAGTGTGTGGGATCCCACTGAATCCACTACACCCGCCCAACGCCCCTTCTGCAGCGGCCGGCCCTTTTCAGAAAGCTCCGCGCGATCAATGATGTCGCTTGCGCCCAGGCTGGTCAGGTATTCGGCATGCGCTTCTCGACGCCCCGTCACCGCGACCGTCGTATATCCCAACTTATTCAGCAGGTGAAGTGCAATCGAACCCACACCACCAGTCGAACCAGTTACCAGAATCTCCCCATCCTCCGGTTTGATACCTTGATCGACCAGAGCATTCACCGATAGCGCAGCCGTGAAACCTGCAGTACCCAACGCACCCACCTGCTGCGCGGAGAAGTTAAATGGAATATGCAGCAACGGTTCAGACGGCACTTTCAGCCGCTGCGTGAAACCTCCATGCCGGTTCTCCCCCAAACCAGCGCCATTCAGCACCACTTCATCACCACGACCAAAGCGAGGATCAGCGCTCTCGATCACAGTGCCCACCACATCGATACCTGGAATCAGTGGCACAGTACGCACCACTCCCTTATCACCCTTCAGAGCCATTGCGTCCTTGTAATTCAAGCTGGACCAACCAACCTCAATTAGAACGTCACCTTCCCCCAAAAATGATGGATCAGAGAACGTGTCCTGGTAGGAGGTGGTGAAATTTCCATCCTCATCCTGGCTGAGAACAACACTATTGATTGGACCTTCAGAAAATATGTGAGCTGGAGTCATAGCCCCCGAGTGTAATGAAAAATGTCCATCCGGGGCATGGAATTTGGGGTTTGGAATTTGGGGTGGAAGCTTCCGGAAGACAAGGTGCTTAATGGGAGGATTGGCACACATTTCCAACCCTCGACACACAGATAACCAAACACTAACAAAAATCTTTTACACATAGAAGAGTTCTATGACTTGATCCACAATGTGATGCAAATCATTGACCCTCACCCCGGACCAAGCGCTTAATGAAGGCAAGCCAAACTTAACTAGTAGATAGGATTGCAATGACCGAATCGCAAGATCTCGCCGCATTCGTGGAAGCTGCCAAACTCAATGATGCAAGCCCCGAAGCCGTAGAGCAATTGAAAATCAGAGTGCTAGACACCGTAGGCGTTGCCATTGGCGCACTGGATGCCGAACCGATTGTCGCCATTCGAGGACTCCTGGAAGACCTCGGGGGAACCGAACAGTCAACACTTATTGGTGGTGGCAAAACCAGTCCGGAACGTGCAGCATTTTTCAACAGCGCATTAAGCCGCTACCTCGACTTCATGGACGCCTACCTAGCAAAGGGCGAAACCAACCACCCCTCGGATAACTTCGGAGCAGTGCTCGCTGCAGCCGAAAGCGTTGGCGCCTCTGGAAAAGACCTGCTCACCGCATTCGCCGTGGCCTACCAGGTACACACCAGACTTTCAGATGTCGCACCAGTTCGCGCCAAAGGTTTCGATCACACCACCCAAGGAGCATTCGCAGCGGGCGCATCTGCTGCCAAGGCACTGGGTTTGCCAGCTGATCAAATCGCCAACGCACTGGCCATCGCAGGAACAGCCAATGTTGCACTTCGTGTCACTCGCACTGGAAACTTGAGCCACTGGAAAGGCCTTGCCTACCCACACGTGTCCAAAGAAGGAACCTGGGCAGCACTGCTCGCAAGCCGAGGTATTACCGGTCCGGAAGAAGTCTTCGAAGGCAACAAGGGATTCAAAGAGTCCGTCTCCGGACCGTTCGAGATCGATTGGTCCAAGGAAGACTTGGAAAGCGTTAAGCGCACCATCATCAAGAAACACAACGCGGAAATTCACTCGCAGTCAGCGCTTGATGCAGCCCAAGAAATACGCGCACAAGAAGGCTTCAATGTGGACAACATTGAAAAGATTCACCTGACTACTTTCGACGTTGCCTACTCCATCATTGGCGGCGGCGAAGAAGGCGACAAACAGCTTATTCGCACCAAAGAAGAAGCCGATCACTCACTGCCGTGGATGCTCGCTGTAGTTCTGCTGGATGGTCAGCTCAATCCCGAACAGTACGAACCATCACGCATCGTTGCTGATGATGTACAAACCTTGATGAAGAAAATCGAAATCACACCGTCAGATGAATTCTCTGATCGCTTCCCTGACCACATGCCAGCTGATCTAGAAGTCACACTAAACGATGGCTCGGTGTTCAAAGCTTCACAAGATAGCTACTTAGGCTTCCACGACAATCCCCTAGATTGGGACAACGCGCGCAAGAAATTCGATGCCCTTGTCACACCATTCACCGGTGAAGAACTACGTGAAGAAATCGCCACGATCATTCACGAGCTCGATAGCCGACAGGTTTCTGAACTCACAGAAGCCCTGGCCAAAGTCTCCACCACCCGCAGCTAAAACTTTTTGAAAGGAGCTCATCATGAGCAACGCAGTACCCCACAACGTTTCCTTCAACTTTGTTCCCCGCGCTTACCGTCCAGAAAAGCCCCGCACATTCGGCATGACAGAAATTCGTGCACCGTACTACTCCACTTTCGGCACCCGACACCTCCAGGATGTCTTCGATGTTGCAGGCCAGTGGGTGGACGGCATCAAATGGGCAGGCGGTTCCTTCTCCCTGGTGCCGACCGAACAGGTGCGTGCTTTTAGCGACATCGCCCATGAAAACAATGCCTATGTGTCTTCCGGTGGCTGGATTGAAACTGTGCTTCGCTACGGCGACGACGCAGTTGATCATTACTTAAAGGAAGCCAAGGAAGTCGGCTTCGATGTTATTGAGATTTCCACCGGATTCATCATGCTCAACACTTCAGGTCTTCAGCGCCTGGTAGAAAAAGTGGTCAAGGCAGGCCTCAAAGCAAAACCTGAACTAGGACTACAGATTGGTTCCGGAGGCGACTCTGGTGAGGCTGAACTTGCAGCCGAAGGAAAGAAAGACATTGGCGATCTGGTTGACCGCGGTAAAAAAGCTCTCGACGCCGGCGCATCCATCATCATGATCGAATCCGAAGGCATCACCGAAAACGTCACCGAATGGGATACAGGCGCTGCCGCGTCCATCATCAATGGACTGGGATTAGAAAACGTCATGTTCGAAGCCGCCGACGGCCCCGTCTTTGAGTGGTATGTCAAAAACTACGGCAACGAATGCAACCTGTTCGTCGACCACAGTCAAATTCTGCAACTTGAAGGGCTGCGCCAAAACATCTGGGGCAACAAGAGCACCTGGGGACGAGTAATCAACCCTGCGCCTTAAATACCAGGTCAGGGAGGGCACGAGGCTACTTTCCAATGGAAAAAGCCGCTGATTTTTATCAGCGGCTTTATTTTTGTGGAGCTA from Corynebacterium glutamicum ATCC 13032 carries:
- a CDS encoding pyridoxamine 5'-phosphate oxidase family protein, with amino-acid sequence MDNPVNILNEQEALERLQSVSLGRVVVRRSDEMDIFPVNFIVDKGAIYIRTAEGNKLFSMNLNHDVLFEADEVKDGKAWSVVVRATAEIVRKLDEIAYADTLELKPWIPTLKYNYVRIVPNEITGREFTLGEEPERY
- a CDS encoding MDR family oxidoreductase — its product is MTPAHIFSEGPINSVVLSQDEDGNFTTSYQDTFSDPSFLGEGDVLIEVGWSSLNYKDAMALKGDKGVVRTVPLIPGIDVVGTVIESADPRFGRGDEVVLNGAGLGENRHGGFTQRLKVPSEPLLHIPFNFSAQQVGALGTAGFTAALSVNALVDQGIKPEDGEILVTGSTGGVGSIALHLLNKLGYTTVAVTGRREAHAEYLTSLGASDIIDRAELSEKGRPLQKGRWAGVVDSVGSHTLVNAIAQTKWGGIVTACGMAQGPDLPGTVLPFILRGVHLVGINSVDAPRELRRRAWALLSEHLDTAVLDDMTTVIDVKDVAQAGEDLMAGKLHGRTAVRVH
- a CDS encoding MmgE/PrpD family protein; the protein is MTESQDLAAFVEAAKLNDASPEAVEQLKIRVLDTVGVAIGALDAEPIVAIRGLLEDLGGTEQSTLIGGGKTSPERAAFFNSALSRYLDFMDAYLAKGETNHPSDNFGAVLAAAESVGASGKDLLTAFAVAYQVHTRLSDVAPVRAKGFDHTTQGAFAAGASAAKALGLPADQIANALAIAGTANVALRVTRTGNLSHWKGLAYPHVSKEGTWAALLASRGITGPEEVFEGNKGFKESVSGPFEIDWSKEDLESVKRTIIKKHNAEIHSQSALDAAQEIRAQEGFNVDNIEKIHLTTFDVAYSIIGGGEEGDKQLIRTKEEADHSLPWMLAVVLLDGQLNPEQYEPSRIVADDVQTLMKKIEITPSDEFSDRFPDHMPADLEVTLNDGSVFKASQDSYLGFHDNPLDWDNARKKFDALVTPFTGEELREEIATIIHELDSRQVSELTEALAKVSTTRS
- a CDS encoding fructosamine kinase family protein, which encodes MPHFTKRPAQPQAALAEAAGLRWLAEASSAVAQVVSADAEQITTVGVETQLPTPDAAFKAGEELARIHLAGAPAFGCPPAGWAGLNYIGTQGQACLSTPTWGVFYSQQRVLPFARRARRRNHLTEHALWVVEAACDLISELPDDVPPARIHGDLWFGNLLFGTDGPVFIDPAAHGGHPETDLAMLDVFGAPYLDEIREGYLSINPLPDGWRERTPMHQLHPLAVHAASHGPSYGVELLHAAKATLKLLD
- a CDS encoding phosphosulfolactate synthase, translating into MSNAVPHNVSFNFVPRAYRPEKPRTFGMTEIRAPYYSTFGTRHLQDVFDVAGQWVDGIKWAGGSFSLVPTEQVRAFSDIAHENNAYVSSGGWIETVLRYGDDAVDHYLKEAKEVGFDVIEISTGFIMLNTSGLQRLVEKVVKAGLKAKPELGLQIGSGGDSGEAELAAEGKKDIGDLVDRGKKALDAGASIIMIESEGITENVTEWDTGAAASIINGLGLENVMFEAADGPVFEWYVKNYGNECNLFVDHSQILQLEGLRQNIWGNKSTWGRVINPAP
- the nrdE gene encoding class 1b ribonucleoside-diphosphate reductase subunit alpha, which produces MDFHALNALLNLYDDNGKIQFEKDREAANQYFLQHVNQNTVFFHNLQEKIDYLVENKYYDPIVLDKYDFQFIKDLFKRAYGFKFRFQSFLGAYKYYTSYTLKTFDGRRYLERFEDRVCMVALTLADGDRALAENLVDEIMSGRFQPATPTFLNSGKAQRGEPVSCFLLRIEDNMESIGRSINSALQLSKRGGGVALLLSNLREAGAPIKKIENQSSGVIPVMKLLEDAFSYANQLGARQGAGAVYLNAHHPDILSFLDTKRENADEKIRIKTLSLGVVIPDITFELAKRNDDMYLFSPYDVERIYGKPFADVSITEHYDEMVDDDRIRKTKINARQFFQTLAEIQFESGYPYIMYEDTVNASNPIEGRITHSNLCSEILQVSTPSEFNDDLTYAEVGEDISCNLGSLNVAMAMDSPNFEKTIETAIRGLTAVSEQTSIDSVPSIRKGNEAAHAIGLGQMNLHGYFGREHMHYGSEEALDFTNAYFAAVLYQCLRASNKIATERGERFKNFENSKYATGEYFDDFDANDFAPKSDKVKELFAKSNIHTPTVEDWAALKADVMEHGLFNRNLQAVPPTGSISYINNSTSSIHPIASKIEIRKEGKIGRVYYPAPHMDNDNLEYFEDAYEIGYEKIIDTYAVATKYVDQGLSLTLFFKDTATTRDINRAQIYAWRKGIKTLYYIRLRQVALEGTEVDGCVSCML
- the nadE gene encoding ammonia-dependent NAD(+) synthetase; amino-acid sequence: MTNTQTEIINELKVSPAIDVAKEVEFRVQFLVDYLRASHTKGFVLGISGGQDSTLAGRLTQLAVERIRAEENSTDYVFYAVRLPYAIQADEDDAQVALEFIAPDKSVTVNVKDATDATEATVAAALELPELTDFNRGNIKARQRMVAQYAIAGQLGLLVIGTDHAAENVTGFFTKFGDGAADLLPLAGLSKRQGAAILEHLGAPSSTWTKVPTADLEEDRPALPDEEALGVSYADIDNYLENKPDVSEKAQQRIEHLWKVGQHKRHLPATPQENWWR
- the nrdH gene encoding glutaredoxin-like protein NrdH; this translates as MAITVYTKPACVQCNATKKALDRAGLEYDLVDISLDEEAREYVLALGYLQAPVVVADGSHWSGFRPERIREMATAAA
- the ykgO gene encoding type B 50S ribosomal protein L36, whose amino-acid sequence is MKVRNSLRSLKNKPGAQVVRRRGKVYVINKKEPRFKARQG
- the nrdI gene encoding class Ib ribonucleoside-diphosphate reductase assembly flavoprotein NrdI; protein product: MLIVYFSSATDNTHRFVQKLDLPNVRIPLTRVEEPLKINEPYVLITPTYGGGVSMTGENSRPVPPQVIRFLNDEHNRSFIRAVVAGGNSNFGSDFGLAGEIISKKCKVPYVYRFELMGNEEDVSILRGGLTQNAQALGLEPQEPVTSR